The genomic window cctgttcgggcccaagcaggagtgggtaacaaatGTCAGTGACAAAACAGAATATAAAAATATAAGAATATACAATACTAGGTACGAAAATAAGAAAATTCTCAACATCAGGAAAAATATAAATAATGCTTAGCAATAATGGCATTCataccgaaataaaaaaaatcttagcACTAATGAGGAACATAATATATTGCATATTAAAAACCAAGTGTTAGGTCATTGACGAGATGGGCGAACGACTGTGCCGTGTCCTTCAAACAATGTACAAGAAAAACTCATGAAGTCTGGCTTTCAATCGGGATAGAAGAAAAGTTCAAGAGGAGCACTTGCCTCGTGCAGCTTCTTCAATGACTCGTTGCCGACCTTGAGTCCCTCTACAACTTGGATTTCAATTTGGGCGAACTCGATATCATGGACCTGCGCGAAAGAACCGAAGGTGCTGACCACGACAAACGTGCATCATCactcaccattttctctaggttGGTTAGCTGGCCGTCAGTCTTTTCCAGCACCTTTTCCATGAAGCGCTTTTTCCTGAGGAGCAGCTTCGCTTTCCTAAACATAACGGCGATTTTCAGACACGCGGCTCAATAATGTACGAGAGCACTTACTCTTTGCGTCCATCGTTGAGCAGCCTTCGAGCGAGCTGACGCTCGTTCTCCAAGTTAAAGAGGATCTTCTTCTGGTACTGCTTGATCTTGTCCCTCTGCTGTTTCAGTTGCTGCACGGGGAAGACGAATGAGTACGCACTGCAGTCGATCGTTTAGCTAGCTTACCAGGATGGCCTTGTCTTGTTCCGTCACGCGACTCACTTTCTTGTGCTTCGCGAACAGGATACCCATCTTATTCAGAGAAGTTTCTGAACGCAGCACTCGCACCCATCTCCACACCTCAACAACAGTCATGCACGTTTAC from Rhipicephalus microplus isolate Deutch F79 chromosome 7, USDA_Rmic, whole genome shotgun sequence includes these protein-coding regions:
- the Vps20 gene encoding vacuolar protein sorting 20, translated to MTVVEVWRWVRVLRSETSLNKMGILFAKHKKVSRVTEQDKAILQLKQQRDKIKQYQKKILFNLENERQLARRLLNDGRKEKAKLLLRKKRFMEKVLEKTDGQLTNLEKMVHDIEFAQIEIQVVEGLKVGNESLKKLHEVLSVEAIEKIMNETQEGIEKQKEIDDLLSGQLSAEDDEAVLAELEALVSEDEARAVLDLPPVPSANLPKGPPTKVWKEQKTETLVEA